A window of the Scandinavium goeteborgense genome harbors these coding sequences:
- the phnG gene encoding phosphonate C-P lyase system protein PhnG, with the protein MPFDTATRQRWMSALTHSQPAELATRMQALKLSPEYEILRAPESGLVQIQARMGATGSRFFAGDATLTRATVRLNDGTLGYSWVLGRDKAHAERCAAIDALLQTHAHFQTLMETLIAPLEAEREARIAARHAEVNASRVDFFTLVRGDNA; encoded by the coding sequence ATGCCTTTCGATACCGCCACTCGTCAGCGCTGGATGTCGGCGCTGACCCACAGCCAACCTGCCGAACTTGCCACCCGCATGCAGGCACTGAAGCTCTCGCCGGAGTATGAAATCCTCCGCGCGCCGGAAAGCGGCCTGGTACAAATCCAGGCGCGGATGGGCGCCACCGGTTCACGATTCTTCGCCGGAGACGCCACCCTGACCCGCGCCACCGTGCGGTTGAACGACGGCACGCTGGGCTACAGCTGGGTGCTGGGCCGCGATAAAGCCCACGCCGAACGCTGCGCGGCAATCGACGCCCTGCTGCAAACCCATGCCCATTTTCAAACCCTGATGGAAACCCTGATTGCCCCGCTGGAAGCCGAGCGCGAGGCCCGCATTGCCGCGCGCCATGCCGAAGTGAATGCCAGCCGGGTGGACTTCTTTACCTTAGTGCGTGGAGACAACGCATGA
- the proP gene encoding glycine betaine/L-proline transporter ProP: MLKRKKVKPITLRDVTIIDDSKLRKAITAASLGNAMEWFDFGVYGFVAYALGKVFFPDANPSVQMIAALGTFSVPFLIRPLGGLFFGMLGDKYGRQKILSITIIIMSISTFCIGLIPGYATIGIWAPILLLLCKMAQGFSVGGEYTGASIFVAEYSPDRKRGFMGSWLDFGSIAGFVLGAGLVVLISTIVGESNFLEWGWRLPFFLALPLGIIGLYLRHALEETPAFQQHIEKMEQGDRQGLQDGPKVSFKEIATKHWRALLVCVGMVISTNVTYYMLLTYMPSYLSHNLHYSEDHGVLIIIAIMVGMLFVQPIIGMLSDRFGRRPFVLVGSVLLFLCAIPAFIMINSDVVALIFAGLLLLAVILNCFIGVMASSLPAMFPTHIRYSALASAFNISVLVAGLTPTLAAWLVEYTQDLMMPAYYLMVVAVIGLLTGITMKETANQPLKGATPAASDIHEAKEILQEHHDNIEHKIEDIDAEIEALQEKRTRLVDQHPRINE; this comes from the coding sequence ATGCTAAAAAGGAAAAAAGTTAAGCCGATCACGCTACGTGATGTCACCATCATCGACGACAGTAAGCTACGCAAAGCGATTACCGCTGCGTCGCTCGGTAACGCGATGGAATGGTTTGACTTCGGCGTCTACGGTTTTGTGGCCTACGCTCTTGGTAAGGTCTTCTTCCCGGACGCTAACCCTAGCGTTCAGATGATTGCTGCTTTAGGGACCTTCTCTGTTCCCTTCCTGATCCGTCCACTGGGTGGCCTGTTCTTCGGGATGCTCGGCGATAAATACGGTCGTCAGAAAATACTCTCTATAACCATCATTATTATGTCGATCAGTACATTCTGTATTGGTCTGATACCCGGGTATGCCACCATTGGTATTTGGGCGCCGATTCTGCTGCTGTTGTGTAAGATGGCGCAGGGCTTCTCGGTCGGCGGGGAATACACCGGCGCGTCTATCTTCGTTGCGGAATACTCTCCGGACCGTAAGCGCGGCTTTATGGGCAGCTGGCTCGATTTCGGGTCGATTGCAGGCTTCGTGCTCGGCGCGGGCCTGGTGGTATTGATTTCCACCATTGTCGGCGAAAGCAACTTCCTTGAGTGGGGCTGGCGTCTGCCGTTCTTCCTGGCACTGCCGTTAGGCATTATCGGCCTGTATCTGCGACACGCTCTGGAAGAGACGCCTGCGTTCCAGCAGCACATTGAGAAAATGGAGCAGGGCGACCGTCAGGGGCTGCAGGACGGTCCGAAAGTGTCGTTCAAAGAGATTGCGACGAAACACTGGCGCGCGCTGCTGGTCTGCGTAGGGATGGTGATTTCAACCAACGTCACCTACTACATGCTCCTGACCTACATGCCGAGCTACCTGTCGCATAACCTGCATTATTCAGAAGACCACGGCGTGCTGATCATCATCGCCATCATGGTCGGGATGCTGTTTGTTCAGCCGATTATCGGGATGCTGAGCGACCGCTTTGGTCGTCGTCCGTTTGTCCTGGTCGGTAGCGTGCTGCTGTTCCTGTGTGCAATCCCAGCGTTCATCATGATTAACAGCGATGTGGTTGCCCTGATTTTCGCCGGGCTGCTGCTGCTGGCGGTGATTCTGAACTGCTTTATCGGCGTGATGGCGTCGTCGCTACCGGCGATGTTCCCGACGCATATTCGATACAGTGCGCTGGCCAGTGCGTTTAACATTTCGGTGCTGGTTGCCGGTCTGACGCCAACGCTTGCCGCGTGGCTGGTGGAATATACGCAGGATCTGATGATGCCAGCGTACTACCTGATGGTGGTTGCGGTTATCGGTCTGCTGACCGGTATTACCATGAAAGAAACCGCTAATCAGCCGCTGAAAGGTGCGACGCCAGCGGCGTCTGACATCCATGAAGCGAAAGAAATTCTGCAAGAGCACCACGACAATATCGAACATAAAATTGAAGATATTGATGCGGAAATTGAAGCGTTGCAGGAAAAACGTACCCGTCTGGTCGATCAGCACCCGCGAATCAACGAGTAA
- a CDS encoding penicillin acylase family protein, giving the protein MNNKNHKIVNCFTGIVLSFSGSCALAATTATEVKIVRDGYGVPHIYANDARRLFYGYGYVVAQDRLFQMEMARRSTQGTVSEVLGKKYLDFDKDIRTNYWPASIQAQIDALPEKEKAILEGYAEGMNAWIDKVNAQPDTLMPQQFTELGFTPKQWRAFDVAMVFVGTMANRFSDSTSEIDNLALLTALRDKYGIEKGMGVFNQLKWLVNPAASTTIDAKEGQYPLRLSAEAKQLAMQLPRYDLPAPMFERLARGDDGALLALSPQRNRETVAAQFARSGANGLAGYPTTSNMWVIGKKKAEGANAIMVNGPQFGWYAPAYTYGIGLHGAGYDVTGNTPFAYPGLVFGHNGHISWGATAGFGDDVDIFAEKLDAGHPGEYFHNGQWQKMQRRDETIAVKGEQPVAFTVWRTLHGNVIKTDDTTHTAYAKARAWDGKEVASLLAWTHQMQAKDWTEWKQQAAQQALTINWYYADMQGNIGYVHSGAYPQRQPQHDPRLPVPGTGQWDWKGILPFSNNPQVYNPASGYIANWNNSPQEGYIASDLFAFLWGGADRVDEIKRLIDKQPTLTREQAWDIIRHTSRQDLNLRLFLPAMQAAVKGLPANDPRLALVNRLSAWDGQNALNSDGKTWAQPGSEILNVWLTSMLKQTVAAAVPAPFNSWYTASGYETTQDGPTGSLNISVGAKILYEALQGSKSPVPQAVDVFGGKPSQQVILAALEESWQTLSQRYGTDITQWQTPAMHLTFRANNFFGVPQALPKEARHQAEYQNRGTENDMIVFSPKEKPDSVLAWDVVAPGQSGFIAPDGTPAKHYNDQLSLYQNFGRKPLWLSAQEVHAHRESEEVIQVP; this is encoded by the coding sequence ATGAATAATAAAAATCATAAAATAGTGAACTGTTTTACAGGGATTGTGCTGAGTTTCAGCGGATCCTGTGCCCTGGCTGCCACAACGGCAACGGAAGTCAAAATTGTACGCGACGGCTACGGCGTGCCACACATCTACGCCAACGATGCGCGTCGTCTGTTCTACGGTTACGGCTACGTAGTGGCGCAAGACCGGCTGTTCCAGATGGAGATGGCCCGGCGCAGCACGCAGGGAACGGTGAGCGAGGTGTTGGGCAAGAAGTATCTCGATTTCGATAAGGACATTCGCACCAACTACTGGCCCGCGTCCATTCAGGCGCAGATTGATGCCCTGCCTGAGAAAGAGAAAGCGATTCTGGAAGGGTATGCCGAGGGGATGAACGCGTGGATTGATAAGGTCAATGCGCAGCCCGACACCCTGATGCCGCAGCAGTTTACTGAGCTAGGTTTTACGCCCAAGCAGTGGCGCGCGTTTGATGTGGCGATGGTGTTTGTCGGCACCATGGCGAACCGTTTCTCAGACAGCACCAGTGAGATTGATAACCTGGCGCTGCTGACCGCGCTGCGGGATAAGTACGGCATCGAGAAAGGTATGGGCGTGTTTAATCAGCTGAAATGGCTGGTGAACCCGGCGGCGTCGACCACCATTGACGCCAAAGAGGGGCAGTATCCGCTGCGACTGAGCGCCGAGGCGAAGCAGCTCGCGATGCAGCTTCCGCGCTATGACCTTCCGGCACCGATGTTTGAGCGGCTGGCCAGAGGGGACGACGGCGCGCTGCTGGCGTTATCGCCCCAGCGCAACCGGGAGACGGTCGCGGCGCAGTTTGCCCGCAGTGGAGCCAATGGGCTGGCGGGATATCCCACGACCAGCAATATGTGGGTGATCGGCAAGAAGAAGGCCGAGGGAGCCAACGCCATCATGGTTAACGGCCCGCAGTTTGGCTGGTACGCCCCGGCGTATACCTACGGCATCGGCCTGCACGGCGCGGGCTATGACGTCACCGGCAACACGCCGTTTGCCTATCCGGGGCTGGTGTTTGGCCATAACGGTCACATTTCCTGGGGAGCCACGGCGGGCTTTGGCGACGATGTCGATATCTTTGCTGAAAAACTCGATGCCGGGCATCCGGGCGAGTATTTCCACAACGGCCAGTGGCAGAAAATGCAGCGTCGGGATGAAACGATTGCGGTGAAAGGGGAGCAGCCCGTCGCCTTTACGGTGTGGCGAACCCTTCATGGCAACGTTATCAAGACCGACGATACGACGCACACCGCCTATGCGAAAGCGCGGGCCTGGGACGGAAAAGAGGTGGCCTCGTTACTGGCGTGGACGCACCAGATGCAGGCCAAGGACTGGACGGAGTGGAAACAGCAGGCTGCGCAGCAGGCGCTGACCATCAACTGGTACTACGCCGATATGCAGGGCAACATTGGCTATGTGCATTCCGGTGCCTATCCGCAGCGTCAGCCGCAGCATGACCCGCGCCTGCCGGTGCCGGGGACCGGACAGTGGGACTGGAAAGGGATACTGCCGTTCAGCAACAATCCGCAGGTGTATAACCCGGCGTCCGGGTATATCGCCAACTGGAACAACTCGCCGCAAGAGGGCTATATCGCCTCCGATTTGTTCGCGTTTCTGTGGGGCGGCGCAGACCGGGTGGATGAGATTAAACGCCTGATCGACAAACAGCCGACCTTAACCCGCGAGCAGGCCTGGGATATCATCCGCCACACCAGCCGTCAGGACCTGAATTTACGCCTGTTCTTACCGGCAATGCAGGCCGCAGTGAAAGGGCTTCCGGCCAACGATCCGCGCCTGGCGCTGGTGAACAGGTTATCGGCCTGGGACGGGCAGAACGCGCTGAACAGCGACGGTAAAACCTGGGCACAGCCGGGATCTGAGATCCTCAATGTCTGGCTCACCAGCATGTTAAAACAGACCGTTGCCGCTGCCGTGCCTGCGCCATTCAACAGCTGGTATACCGCCAGTGGCTATGAGACGACTCAGGACGGCCCGACCGGCTCGCTGAACATTAGCGTGGGGGCGAAAATTCTATACGAAGCTCTGCAAGGGTCGAAAAGCCCGGTGCCGCAGGCGGTGGATGTCTTCGGTGGCAAGCCTTCGCAGCAAGTGATTTTGGCCGCGCTAGAGGAAAGCTGGCAGACGCTGTCGCAGCGCTACGGCACCGACATCACCCAATGGCAAACCCCGGCCATGCACCTGACTTTCCGGGCGAATAACTTCTTTGGCGTGCCGCAGGCGTTGCCGAAAGAGGCGCGTCATCAGGCGGAGTATCAAAATAGGGGCACGGAGAATGACATGATTGTCTTCTCGCCGAAGGAAAAACCGGACAGCGTGCTGGCGTGGGATGTGGTCGCGCCGGGCCAGAGCGGTTTTATCGCCCCGGACGGCACGCCCGCGAAACACTACAACGATCAGCTGAGCCTGTATCAGAACTTTGGTCGCAAGCCGCTGTGGTTAAGTGCGCAGGAGGTCCATGCGCACCGTGAATCTGAGGAGGTTATTCAGGTTCCCTGA
- a CDS encoding diguanylate cyclase regulator RdcB family protein, which produces MNTRLLEGPGRMLESLHARFMVDLVLGIENPRQHTLAPQQQQFRERLMNEIVAQTQLRPWSVAGLFSENPAMRLGLAEKLASQFDPGHLALTRMSRYLQQLQSKSHSSPELRQQFGLVSEQFSQRAEHKQRALTQRGLMVESGSHSDEVFTRWHAGQYDGWSLAGRCYIALEELRWGAFGDAWRLANGEVRGLLKDSLRSMTAQYLAQGIGAATETRHFYHQWLASPTSLGMMDHKEMLAWLGSSCDAVRQPVCWSVTQTWQPVALGMPRLCSATRLVDAMLEELFTDEA; this is translated from the coding sequence ATGAACACGCGATTGCTGGAGGGGCCAGGACGGATGCTGGAATCTCTCCATGCCCGATTTATGGTGGATCTGGTGCTGGGCATTGAAAACCCGCGTCAGCATACGCTTGCCCCGCAACAACAGCAGTTTCGCGAACGCCTGATGAATGAAATCGTGGCGCAAACGCAGCTGCGCCCGTGGTCGGTGGCGGGCCTGTTTAGCGAGAACCCGGCAATGCGCCTCGGGTTAGCGGAAAAACTCGCCAGTCAGTTTGACCCCGGTCATCTGGCGTTGACGCGCATGAGCCGTTACCTGCAACAATTACAGAGCAAAAGCCACAGTTCGCCAGAGCTGCGCCAGCAGTTTGGCCTGGTGAGCGAGCAGTTCAGCCAGCGGGCCGAACATAAACAGCGGGCGCTGACGCAGCGCGGGCTGATGGTGGAATCCGGGTCGCACAGCGATGAAGTGTTCACCCGCTGGCACGCCGGACAGTACGACGGCTGGTCGCTGGCCGGGCGCTGTTACATTGCGCTGGAAGAGCTGCGCTGGGGTGCGTTTGGCGATGCGTGGCGGCTGGCGAACGGTGAGGTGCGCGGCTTGTTGAAAGACAGTTTGCGTTCGATGACGGCGCAGTATCTGGCGCAGGGCATCGGTGCCGCGACGGAGACCCGTCATTTTTATCATCAGTGGCTGGCGTCACCGACGTCATTAGGCATGATGGATCACAAAGAGATGTTGGCCTGGCTGGGCAGCAGCTGTGACGCGGTGCGTCAGCCGGTGTGCTGGTCAGTGACGCAAACCTGGCAACCGGTGGCCCTGGGAATGCCGCGTCTGTGTTCGGCGACTCGGCTGGTTGATGCAATGCTGGAAGAGTTGTTTACCGACGAGGCCTGA
- the kdgT gene encoding 2-keto-3-deoxygluconate transporter yields the protein MKIKATIERIPGGMMLVPLLLGAVLNTLAPDTGNYFGSFTKGMIGGTVPILAVWFFCIGASIDLRATGTVLRKSGTLVLTKIAVAWVVAMIAASFIPDEGIQTGFFAGLSVLALVSAMDMTNGGLYASLMNQYGSKEESGAFVLMSLESGPLMTMVILGSAGLASFEAHHFIGAVLPFLIGFTLGNLDHDFRAFFSKATPVLIPFFGFALGNTINLSVIMDTGLLGIVLGVAVIVITGIPLIIADRVIGGGNGTAGVAASSAAGAAVANPVIIAQINPAFEPVAASATALVAASVIVTAILVPIITALYAKRFGNVQAKQPEAAAVESLDH from the coding sequence ATGAAAATCAAAGCCACGATTGAACGTATTCCCGGTGGAATGATGTTAGTTCCGCTGCTGTTAGGCGCCGTCTTAAATACGCTTGCACCTGATACAGGGAATTATTTCGGTTCGTTCACCAAAGGAATGATTGGCGGTACGGTGCCGATCCTGGCAGTTTGGTTTTTCTGCATTGGGGCGTCGATCGACCTCCGTGCGACCGGTACCGTACTGCGTAAATCTGGCACTCTGGTGCTCACAAAAATTGCCGTCGCGTGGGTCGTGGCGATGATCGCCGCCTCCTTTATCCCGGACGAAGGCATTCAAACCGGCTTCTTCGCCGGGCTGTCGGTACTGGCGCTGGTGTCAGCGATGGACATGACTAACGGCGGGCTGTACGCCAGCCTGATGAATCAGTACGGCTCAAAAGAAGAATCCGGCGCATTCGTGCTGATGTCGCTGGAATCCGGTCCGCTGATGACCATGGTTATCCTCGGTTCCGCAGGCCTCGCCTCCTTTGAAGCGCACCACTTTATCGGCGCTGTGCTGCCGTTCCTGATTGGCTTCACGCTCGGCAACCTCGACCACGATTTCCGCGCCTTCTTCAGCAAAGCGACGCCGGTGCTGATCCCGTTCTTCGGCTTCGCGCTGGGTAACACCATCAACCTGAGCGTAATTATGGACACTGGCCTGCTGGGCATCGTGCTGGGCGTGGCGGTAATCGTTATTACCGGCATCCCGCTGATTATTGCGGACCGCGTGATCGGTGGCGGGAATGGTACAGCGGGTGTGGCAGCCTCGTCTGCCGCAGGGGCCGCGGTGGCGAACCCGGTGATTATTGCGCAGATTAACCCGGCCTTCGAACCGGTTGCCGCATCGGCAACGGCACTGGTGGCAGCGAGCGTGATTGTGACGGCGATTCTGGTGCCAATCATCACCGCGCTGTATGCCAAACGCTTTGGCAACGTTCAGGCGAAACAGCCTGAAGCCGCGGCGGTCGAATCCCTGGATCATTAA
- the yjdN gene encoding VOC family metalloprotein YjdN, with amino-acid sequence MPLSPYISFSGNCAEAHAFYQKALNAELGYTITFGEMPKSDQNSEEGCPSGMVFPPEAIAHSNVRIAGSEIMMSDGMTGSVSYSGFTLVLDTQDVNEGKGWFDALAEGGKIEMDWQETFWAHGFGKVTDKFGVPWMINVVKQPQ; translated from the coding sequence ATGCCGTTAAGTCCCTACATCTCTTTTTCCGGCAACTGCGCCGAAGCCCATGCTTTTTATCAAAAGGCGTTAAACGCTGAACTGGGCTACACAATCACCTTTGGCGAAATGCCAAAATCCGATCAGAACAGCGAAGAAGGCTGCCCGTCCGGCATGGTCTTTCCACCCGAGGCTATCGCCCACTCCAACGTTCGCATTGCGGGCAGCGAGATAATGATGAGCGACGGCATGACCGGCAGCGTCAGCTATTCCGGCTTTACGCTGGTGCTCGACACCCAGGACGTCAACGAAGGGAAAGGCTGGTTCGATGCCCTCGCCGAGGGCGGAAAAATCGAAATGGACTGGCAGGAAACCTTCTGGGCACACGGATTTGGCAAAGTCACCGATAAATTCGGCGTGCCGTGGATGATCAACGTCGTCAAACAACCGCAGTAA
- the phnF gene encoding phosphonate metabolism transcriptional regulator PhnF, which yields MHLSRHPTSYPTRYEEIAARLEQELRSQYRCGDYLPAEHQLAARFDVNRHTLRRAIDQLVEKGWVQRRQGVGVLVLMRPFDYPLNAQARFSQNLLDQGSHPTSEKLLSVLRPASGHVADALGIQEGDNVIHLRTLRRVNGVALCIIDHYFSDMRFWPALQRFNSGSLHDFLREELALALTRTQTRISARRAQAKESKVLEIPNMAPLLCVRTLNHREGDVNAAEYSVSLTRADMIEFTMEH from the coding sequence ATGCACTTGTCCAGACATCCGACCAGTTACCCGACGCGCTACGAAGAGATTGCCGCCAGGCTCGAACAGGAGCTGCGCAGCCAGTACCGCTGCGGCGACTACCTTCCCGCCGAACATCAGCTTGCCGCCCGCTTTGACGTCAATCGCCACACTCTGCGCCGCGCTATCGATCAGCTGGTTGAGAAAGGCTGGGTGCAGCGTCGTCAAGGCGTCGGCGTGCTGGTGCTGATGCGTCCGTTCGACTATCCGCTCAACGCTCAGGCGCGTTTTAGCCAGAACCTGCTCGACCAGGGCAGCCACCCGACCAGCGAAAAACTGCTGTCGGTCCTGCGCCCGGCCTCCGGTCACGTGGCCGATGCGCTGGGTATTCAGGAAGGCGACAACGTCATCCACCTGCGCACCCTGCGCCGCGTCAACGGCGTCGCGCTGTGCATTATCGATCACTACTTTTCCGACATGCGTTTCTGGCCCGCGCTTCAGCGCTTTAACAGCGGTTCGCTGCACGATTTTCTGCGTGAAGAACTGGCCCTCGCCCTGACCCGCACCCAAACGCGGATCAGCGCCCGCCGCGCCCAGGCCAAAGAGAGCAAGGTGCTGGAAATCCCGAACATGGCGCCGCTGCTTTGCGTGCGCACCCTGAACCATCGTGAAGGCGACGTTAACGCGGCGGAATACTCCGTCAGCCTGACCCGCGCCGACATGATTGAATTCACAATGGAGCACTGA
- the crfC gene encoding clamp-binding protein CrfC: MYTQTIFELSQEAERLLQLALRHLDTVNGLPGNMLSGAQAMPDAPGGSHGRHSGSHLLAMQPDTLNNELRKITRLEMVLAIVGTMKAGKSTTINAIVGTEVLPNRNRPMTALPTLIRHTPGQKEPGLNFIHAKPIERLMHELQDKLRRVDRAKLALKLEMDKDMNALLERIIGGVAFEKHYLGAQPIFQCLKSLNDLVRLSRAMDVDFPFADYASIEHIPVIEVEFVHLAGLGENAGQLTLLDTPGPNEAGQPHLQKMLSEQLARASAVLAVMDYTQLKSISDQEVRQAIAAVSKSVPLYALVNKFDQKDRNSDDEDQVRAMISGTLMKGFIHPGQIYPVSSMWGYLANRARHELTVHGRLPDPQEQRWVQDFAEAALGRRWRTADLADVPHIRHAADLLWEDSLFEKPINMLLHAAHANASLFALRSASHKLLNYAQSARDFLEFRLQGLTVAAEQLQDNIARLEEDMAQFEVRQRVVSEEISHEVEQAMEAAESFIAGQQSEILALIDSRFSADNLQMMSLANGADLQWSQHDESGEIVLDDEEQANRLLGIIRADCEGTVFACQQSIIRELSLRFGQLETSLSRSLDDALKPIESHVKEELHRAGFRTRISLPVFQSGSLQITMPQWFNGTIATEDLPLGSQRGGMRDSISRWLNNPGWGWDDYVMTKTRYIIDVNAIKERIVVSISTFCSQILKALAAQVDVSVTAGMVTFFAEFSQSLSGLQKNLQESLSLRQQHQSTVNALCLQLAQCLATVRWIEEDARLLRDDIQTLFAAEQR, translated from the coding sequence ATGTACACACAGACAATATTTGAATTGAGTCAGGAAGCTGAGCGCTTGCTGCAGCTGGCATTACGACATCTCGATACCGTGAATGGGCTTCCGGGTAACATGCTGAGCGGTGCGCAGGCTATGCCTGACGCGCCTGGGGGCTCGCATGGCCGTCATTCTGGAAGCCATTTATTGGCGATGCAGCCGGACACGCTGAATAACGAGCTGCGTAAAATTACCCGTCTGGAAATGGTGTTGGCGATTGTTGGCACCATGAAAGCGGGGAAATCCACCACCATTAATGCCATCGTTGGAACGGAGGTTTTGCCTAACCGCAACCGGCCGATGACCGCATTGCCCACGCTTATTCGCCATACGCCGGGTCAGAAAGAACCGGGTCTTAATTTTATTCATGCTAAGCCCATTGAACGCTTAATGCATGAATTACAGGATAAACTTCGTCGCGTTGACCGGGCTAAACTTGCGCTCAAGCTCGAAATGGATAAAGACATGAACGCCCTGCTCGAGCGTATTATTGGCGGCGTGGCTTTTGAAAAACATTATCTCGGGGCGCAGCCGATATTCCAGTGTCTGAAAAGCCTGAACGATCTGGTTCGTCTTTCCCGAGCAATGGACGTCGACTTTCCTTTTGCCGATTACGCCTCGATTGAACATATTCCGGTGATTGAGGTGGAGTTCGTGCATCTGGCCGGACTGGGTGAAAATGCAGGCCAGTTGACGCTGCTGGACACGCCCGGGCCGAACGAAGCCGGACAGCCGCATCTGCAAAAAATGCTCAGCGAGCAACTGGCCCGCGCCTCGGCGGTGCTGGCGGTGATGGATTACACCCAGCTCAAATCCATTTCCGATCAGGAAGTGCGCCAGGCGATTGCGGCGGTCAGCAAGTCGGTGCCGCTGTACGCGCTGGTGAACAAATTCGATCAGAAGGACCGAAACAGCGACGATGAAGATCAGGTCCGGGCGATGATCTCCGGCACGCTGATGAAGGGCTTTATCCATCCGGGGCAGATCTACCCGGTGTCGTCGATGTGGGGTTACCTCGCCAATCGGGCGCGCCATGAGCTGACCGTGCACGGCAGATTACCCGACCCGCAAGAGCAGCGCTGGGTGCAGGATTTTGCCGAAGCGGCGCTTGGCCGCCGCTGGCGCACCGCCGATCTGGCTGACGTGCCTCATATTCGCCACGCCGCCGATTTGCTGTGGGAAGACTCACTGTTTGAAAAACCGATCAACATGCTGCTGCACGCCGCGCACGCCAACGCCTCGCTGTTCGCCCTGCGTTCCGCTTCGCACAAGTTGCTGAACTACGCGCAAAGCGCCCGGGATTTTCTGGAGTTTCGCCTGCAAGGGCTGACCGTCGCCGCCGAGCAGTTACAGGACAATATCGCTCGTCTCGAAGAAGATATGGCGCAGTTCGAGGTGCGTCAGCGTGTGGTGAGCGAAGAAATTAGCCACGAAGTGGAACAGGCGATGGAGGCCGCAGAATCGTTTATCGCCGGGCAGCAAAGTGAGATTTTAGCGCTGATCGACAGCCGCTTTAGCGCGGACAATCTGCAAATGATGAGCCTCGCCAACGGGGCGGATTTGCAGTGGTCGCAGCATGATGAGAGCGGCGAAATCGTGCTTGATGATGAGGAGCAGGCCAACCGGCTGCTCGGAATTATTCGCGCTGACTGTGAAGGCACGGTGTTTGCCTGTCAGCAAAGTATTATCCGCGAGCTGTCGCTGCGTTTTGGCCAACTCGAAACGTCGCTCAGTCGTTCGCTGGATGACGCCCTGAAGCCGATTGAATCCCATGTGAAGGAAGAACTGCACCGCGCCGGGTTCCGCACGCGGATATCGCTGCCGGTGTTTCAGTCCGGTTCGCTGCAAATCACTATGCCGCAGTGGTTTAACGGGACGATTGCCACTGAAGACCTGCCGTTGGGCAGCCAGCGCGGCGGGATGCGCGATTCCATTAGCCGCTGGCTGAACAATCCCGGCTGGGGCTGGGACGATTATGTGATGACTAAAACGCGTTACATCATTGATGTTAACGCGATTAAGGAGCGCATCGTCGTGAGTATTTCAACCTTCTGCTCACAAATCCTTAAAGCTTTAGCCGCGCAAGTCGATGTCTCTGTTACGGCGGGAATGGTGACGTTCTTTGCGGAGTTTTCACAGAGCCTAAGCGGCTTGCAGAAAAATTTGCAGGAAAGTCTCTCTTTGCGCCAACAGCATCAGTCCACGGTTAACGCCCTTTGCCTGCAGCTTGCTCAGTGCCTGGCCACGGTGCGCTGGATTGAAGAGGATGCGCGCCTGTTGCGCGATGATATTCAAACCCTTTTTGCGGCTGAACAGAGATGA
- a CDS encoding zinc ribbon domain-containing protein YjdM yields the protein MSLPHCPKCNSEYTYEDSGMFICPECAHEWNDAEPSQDSDELIVKDANGNLLADGDSVTVVKDLKVKGSSTMLKIGTKVKNIRLVEGDHNIDCKIDGFGPMKLKSEFVKKN from the coding sequence ATGTCTCTGCCACACTGCCCAAAATGCAATTCCGAATACACCTATGAAGACAGCGGCATGTTCATCTGCCCTGAGTGCGCCCACGAGTGGAACGACGCAGAGCCTTCTCAGGACAGCGACGAGCTTATCGTCAAAGATGCCAATGGCAACCTGCTGGCCGACGGCGACAGCGTGACCGTGGTAAAAGATCTGAAGGTTAAAGGCAGCTCTACGATGCTGAAAATCGGCACCAAAGTGAAGAATATCCGCCTCGTTGAAGGCGATCACAACATCGACTGCAAAATTGACGGTTTTGGCCCAATGAAGCTGAAATCTGAGTTCGTTAAAAAGAACTGA